The following coding sequences lie in one Myxococcus xanthus genomic window:
- a CDS encoding DUF1428 family protein, producing MHSIGGFVCALPAANKDAYRQAAVAAAPLYTEFGATRFVENWGDDVSVGKVTDLSGAR from the coding sequence ATGCACTCCATCGGCGGATTCGTGTGCGCACTGCCCGCGGCGAACAAGGACGCCTACCGGCAGGCCGCTGTTGCTGCCGCGCCGCTGTACACGGAGTTTGGTGCGACCCGCTTCGTCGAGAACTGGGGCGACGACGTTTCGGTGGGCAAGGTCACCGACCTCTCCGGCGCGCGGTGA
- a CDS encoding ferritin-like domain-containing protein: MYSAGLEHASVPAFSKLSLKLSALGAPSELLEDCHLAALDEIRHARRCFALASAYSGVGWTAGTIPELGQGSTPPSPMDSGDTWARLVRGSLLDGCLAEGMASLVAGEGASRASDPVVRETLSVISEDEGRHAELAWDVIAFALQRGGRRAKDALRQALLALESQQTPALPRIPGVDEDFLARNGVLPQVELGRLMAVCIARTRARAEALLAPSNLSMRSGPSDFQGVPAASSRDAVPVEAAPRC; this comes from the coding sequence ATGTACTCAGCGGGCCTGGAACACGCGTCCGTTCCCGCCTTCTCGAAGTTGTCGCTCAAGCTCTCCGCGTTGGGGGCGCCCTCGGAGCTCCTGGAGGACTGTCACCTGGCGGCGCTGGATGAGATTCGTCACGCCAGGCGGTGCTTCGCGCTCGCCAGCGCCTACTCGGGGGTGGGCTGGACGGCCGGAACGATTCCGGAGCTTGGACAGGGAAGTACGCCGCCTTCCCCGATGGATTCAGGAGACACCTGGGCCCGGCTGGTGCGCGGTTCGCTGCTGGATGGATGTCTGGCCGAGGGGATGGCCTCCCTGGTCGCGGGCGAAGGCGCGAGCCGGGCCTCAGACCCTGTCGTGCGGGAGACCCTGTCGGTCATCTCCGAGGACGAGGGGCGGCACGCGGAGCTGGCCTGGGACGTCATCGCTTTCGCCCTGCAGCGGGGCGGCCGGAGGGCGAAGGACGCGTTGCGCCAGGCCCTCTTGGCGCTGGAGTCGCAGCAGACGCCTGCGCTCCCTCGTATCCCAGGGGTCGACGAGGACTTCCTCGCGCGAAACGGCGTGCTGCCCCAGGTGGAGCTGGGGCGACTGATGGCGGTGTGCATCGCGCGGACGCGCGCCCGGGCGGAGGCACTGCTGGCGCCGTCGAACCTCTCGATGCGGAGCGGCCCCAGTGACTTCCAGGGGGTGCCCGCTGCGTCTTCGCGCGACGCGGTGCCCGTGGAGGCCGCGCCGCGCTGCTGA
- a CDS encoding MFS transporter codes for MQASWKRNTALFLGSQALSLLGSSLVQYALLWQVTLQTRSSVMMTLYIVAGFLPTFLLSPFAGVWADRYDRRKLIVLADAMIALVTLALAVVFTLRGTELWLFFLAAAIRSVGTAVQQPAVGALLPQLVPEDQLMRVNSIQGTLHSVNMLGAPALAGFLMSVAPLQVLFYIDVVTAALAITLVTLFVRVEPRPRAPEQEGASQLTEIRDGFRYIRGHAHLVPFFGYLGFIMVLITPAAFLTPLQTARSFGDEVWRLTAIEMVFSVGMMMGGAALAAWGGFSSRMRTMVASNVIMGACTVALGVVPHFGVYLAAMGIFGVALPLYNTPATVMLQERVEPTYLGRVFSVMTMLSTALMPMSMLLFGPLAEVVSIERLLQVTGVLVILLGLLTPLHRRLMSFGEPKSPPVESQELAS; via the coding sequence ATGCAAGCCTCCTGGAAGCGCAACACGGCCCTCTTTCTGGGCAGCCAGGCCCTCTCACTGCTCGGCTCCTCCCTGGTGCAGTACGCGCTCCTGTGGCAGGTCACTTTGCAGACGCGCTCGAGCGTCATGATGACGCTCTACATCGTGGCCGGATTCCTGCCCACGTTCCTCCTCTCGCCTTTCGCGGGCGTCTGGGCGGACCGGTACGACCGCCGCAAGCTCATCGTCCTCGCCGATGCGATGATTGCGCTGGTGACCCTGGCGCTGGCCGTGGTGTTCACGTTGCGCGGCACGGAGCTGTGGCTCTTCTTCCTGGCCGCGGCGATCCGCTCCGTGGGTACGGCCGTTCAACAGCCGGCGGTGGGCGCGCTGCTGCCGCAGTTGGTGCCCGAGGACCAGCTGATGCGGGTCAACAGCATCCAGGGCACCCTCCACTCGGTCAACATGTTGGGGGCGCCCGCGCTCGCCGGCTTCCTCATGTCCGTGGCCCCCCTGCAGGTGCTCTTCTACATCGACGTGGTGACAGCGGCCCTGGCCATCACCTTGGTGACGCTCTTCGTTCGGGTAGAGCCGCGTCCCCGCGCGCCAGAGCAGGAGGGGGCCTCGCAGCTGACGGAGATCCGCGACGGCTTCCGCTACATCCGCGGCCACGCGCACCTGGTGCCGTTCTTCGGCTACCTGGGATTCATCATGGTCCTCATCACTCCGGCCGCATTCCTCACGCCGCTGCAGACGGCGCGAAGCTTCGGGGACGAGGTGTGGAGGCTGACCGCCATCGAAATGGTCTTCTCGGTGGGCATGATGATGGGGGGCGCAGCGCTCGCGGCGTGGGGCGGCTTCAGCAGCCGCATGCGGACGATGGTCGCATCCAACGTCATCATGGGCGCGTGCACCGTGGCCCTCGGCGTGGTGCCTCACTTCGGGGTGTACCTGGCGGCCATGGGGATCTTCGGCGTGGCGCTGCCGCTCTACAACACGCCCGCCACGGTAATGCTCCAGGAGCGCGTGGAGCCAACCTACCTGGGCCGCGTCTTCAGCGTGATGACCATGCTCTCCACCGCGCTGATGCCGATGTCCATGCTGCTCTTCGGGCCCCTGGCAGAAGTAGTCTCCATCGAGCGGCTCCTGCAGGTCACCGGCGTGCTGGTGATCCTCCTCGGACTGCTCACGCCGCTACACCGCCGGCTGATGTCCTTCGGCGAGCCCAAGTCTCCCCCAGTTGAGTCCCAGGAGCTGGCCAGCTGA